The Streptomyces aurantiacus genome includes a region encoding these proteins:
- a CDS encoding FAD binding domain-containing protein, giving the protein MKPFAYARAATVEEAAELYAAHPGARYLGGGTNLMDLMKLGVEEPATLVDVGRLPLDTVDELPDGSVRIGATVRNSDLAAHPTVRDRYPVLSQALLSGASGQLRNAATTGGNLLQRTRCPYFQDTGKPCNKRAPGSGCGARDGVHRDHAVLGHSPGCIATNPSDMAVALAALDAGVELFGADGPRTVPAAEFHRLPGDRPEQDTEIRPGELVTGVILPSAPAGLPSLYRKARDRASYAFALASVAVVLGVEDGVVRHAGVAFGGLAHRPWRARHAEQALLGAAPTTAAFERAVDLELAAAEPLRDNAYKVRLTRGLAVDVLERLAPPGRS; this is encoded by the coding sequence GTGAAGCCCTTCGCCTACGCACGCGCGGCCACCGTCGAGGAGGCGGCCGAGCTGTACGCCGCACATCCTGGCGCCCGCTACCTCGGCGGCGGCACCAACCTGATGGACCTGATGAAGCTCGGCGTGGAGGAGCCGGCCACCCTCGTCGACGTCGGCCGGCTGCCCCTCGACACGGTGGACGAACTGCCCGACGGATCGGTACGGATCGGTGCCACGGTCCGCAACAGCGACCTCGCCGCCCACCCCACGGTGCGTGACCGCTACCCCGTGCTCTCGCAGGCGCTCCTGTCCGGCGCCTCCGGACAGCTGCGCAACGCGGCCACCACCGGCGGCAACCTTCTCCAGCGCACCCGCTGCCCGTACTTCCAGGACACCGGGAAACCCTGCAACAAGCGTGCGCCCGGCTCCGGTTGCGGCGCCCGGGACGGCGTTCACCGCGACCACGCGGTGCTCGGGCACTCCCCGGGGTGCATCGCCACCAACCCGTCGGACATGGCCGTGGCCCTGGCCGCCCTCGACGCGGGTGTCGAGCTGTTCGGGGCCGACGGCCCACGGACCGTTCCCGCCGCGGAGTTCCACCGGCTGCCCGGGGACCGCCCCGAACAGGACACCGAGATCCGCCCCGGTGAACTCGTCACCGGCGTGATCCTGCCGAGCGCGCCGGCCGGGCTGCCCTCGCTGTACCGCAAGGCCCGCGACCGGGCCTCGTACGCCTTCGCGCTCGCCTCCGTCGCCGTGGTGCTCGGCGTGGAGGACGGCGTCGTCCGGCACGCCGGCGTCGCCTTCGGGGGCCTGGCCCACCGTCCCTGGCGGGCCCGCCACGCGGAACAGGCACTGCTGGGCGCCGCTCCCACCACGGCGGCCTTCGAGCGGGCCGTGGACCTCGAACTCGCCGCCGCCGAGCCGCTGCGCGACAACGCCTACAAGGTGCGGCTGACCCGCGGTCTCGCCGTCGACGTCCTGGAGCGGCTCGCGCCGCCCGGCAGGAGCTGA
- a CDS encoding 2Fe-2S iron-sulfur cluster-binding protein, whose protein sequence is MLRVNGKPHTLTVDHRSVLLDVLREHLGLTGAKKGCDHGQCGACTVLVDGRRVNGCLLPAVAMDGYDITTVEGLTDGDGEALPPLQQAFLDRDAFQCGYCTPGQICSALGAIAEAEAGHPSHVTDPATPSGQPVPLGPHEIRERLSGNLCRCGAYPNIVSAVEDVIR, encoded by the coding sequence ATGCTGAGGGTGAACGGCAAGCCGCACACCCTCACCGTCGATCACCGCTCCGTCCTGCTGGACGTACTGCGAGAGCACCTTGGCCTGACCGGCGCCAAGAAGGGGTGTGACCACGGCCAGTGCGGTGCCTGCACGGTCCTGGTGGACGGCCGTCGCGTCAACGGCTGCCTGCTGCCCGCGGTGGCCATGGACGGCTACGACATCACGACGGTGGAGGGACTCACGGACGGTGACGGCGAAGCCCTCCCCCCGCTCCAGCAGGCCTTCCTGGACCGCGACGCCTTCCAGTGCGGTTACTGCACACCGGGGCAGATCTGCAGCGCCCTCGGCGCCATCGCCGAGGCCGAGGCCGGTCACCCCTCTCACGTGACAGACCCCGCGACACCGTCCGGGCAGCCGGTTCCCCTCGGACCGCACGAGATCCGGGAGCGGCTCAGCGGCAATCTCTGCCGCTGCGGCGCCTACCCGAACATCGTGAGCGCCGTCGAGGACGTGATCCGGTGA